TCAAGGGTCGACGGCCGGCGTCACGACTGCGTGATCGATGTTCCGGGCGAGATCTTGGAAGGAGAGGGCCCCTGGAGGGGCACTTTCCTTCCAAGTCACCTGGTCTCGTCGGGACGCCGCGCAGGCGTGAAAACGGGCAACCGGCCGCACGGTGGCCTGCTCTCCGGCCGGGTCTCGTGCGAGGAAGCGCGGGCGGTGATCGTTTGGCCATGATCAACACCAGTTCGGTGAAGTGGGGGCATCGCCGGTGGTCGGATACCGCCACATCACCGAACTGGCGTCCGGCCTACCGACGTCTCCCGAGCACCGCGGGCATCAAGACGGCCAAACGGGTGCAAGCTGAGTCTGTTTACCGGTCAGATCTGTCCTACTCCCGGGATGTGGGAGGAATTGTTGGCAGGTGGGAGCAGTGCGGCGGGGCGAGGAGCGATCAGGGGGTCGGGGTCGGGGTCGGAGCGGGAGTCGGGGTGAGCAGGCGGTGGTAGAGGGCGTTCAGGCGCTCGGCCTGGGACTCCCACGTCCAGGTGGGCAATGGGGAGTCCGGTCCTTCGTAGGCGGCGCGGTAGCGGGCCGGGTCGGCGAGCACCGCCCGGATCGCTCGGGCGAGATCGACCACGTCCCGGGCGCGGAACACCTCGCCCTGGCCGGTGGCCCGGACCGTGTCGGCCATGGTGCGGACGTCGCTGACCACGATCGGCAGCCGCGCGTGCGCGTACTCGAAGAACTTGGTGATCAGCGCGATCTCGTGGTTGGGCCAGTGGTGCAGCGGGATGAGGCCGACGTCGGCGCCGGCGAGGAACGCGACGAGCTGCCGGTGCGACACGTACGGCAGCACGTGCACCCGGTCGACGACGCCGTGCCGGGTGGCGCGGGCGACGACCTGGCGGACGTATCCGGCGGCGGGGTCGGCGACGACCAGGGCAAGGTGTACGCCGGGCAGCCGGGTCAGCGCCTCGACCACGGTGTCCACTCCGCGCTGCACGGCCATCGCCCCGCTGTAGACGAGCAGCGGCGTGTCGGCGGTCAGGCCGCAGCGGTTCCGCAGGTCGGGTGCGCGCCCACCGGCCGCCCGAGCCGCGTCGGGCACGGCAGCGGCGGCGGACGCCGCAACCGCGGCGGGCGCAGCAACCGCGGCGGACGCCGCAACCGCGGCGGACGCGGCAACCGCGGCGGACGCGGCAACCGCGGCGGACGCGGCAACCGCGGCGGACGCGGCAACCGTGGCGGACGCAGCAGGTGCGGGTTCACCGGCTGCGGGTTCGGCGGCGGTGACGTGTGCCGGCTCGGCGACCGGGGCGTTGAGCACGACGGTCGGGCGTTCGGGCAGGTCGTGGTCGCGGATCAGTAGGTCGGCGAGCGTGTCGGAGACGGTCACGACCGCGTCGGCGTGGCCGACGTACTCCCGGACGTAGCCCAGGTGGGCGGGCAGCCAGCGGGCGTTGTCGCGACGGGGCCGGGCACCGGGCAGCCACTCGTGGGCGTCCCAGACCAGTTTCACGACCCGCCCCTGGGCGCGGGCCCGGTCCACCGCGCGGGCGGCCACGCCGAGCATCCGGAAGTCGTGGGCGTGGATCAGGTCGGGGCGCAGCTCGTCGATGACCGGGCCGGCGAGCCGCTCGTACGCCCAGAGGCCGGGCTCCAGCCGGCGCCAGGCCCGGTCGCCGAGCCGGGCCTGCCAGTAGCGGACCTGCGCGTGCTCGACCGGTCGTCGGGCCAGCCGGGCGGCCCGCAACGCCAGCCCACCGCGCGCCACCAGCCGCCGCCGCAGGCCGCGCGCGCCACCACGCAGGACGGTCGCACCGACTCGACCGGCGCTCGCCGCGCCCGCGTCGTGCCGGCCGGCGGGCGCGTCCGGCGGCAGCACCCGCATCCCGGCGGGCGCGTCCGGTGGCAGCACCCGCATCCCGGCGGGCGCGTCCGGTGGCAGCACCCGCACCCCGGCGGGCGCGTCCGGTGGCAGCACCCGCACCTCGGCGGGCGCGTGCAACGGCAGCACCCGTACCTCGGCGTCGCCGAGCCGCCAGCGGCGCTCGGCGTCGACGTGGGCGCAGCCGAGCAGCGTGACGTCCCAGCCGGCGTCGGCGGCGGACCGGGCGGCCTTCTGCACCCGCGAGTCGCCCTCGACCGCGTTGTCGACGAGCATCACCACCCGCCGCGTCACGGTGTCGCGCTGCATCGGCCACCACACCCCTTCACCCTCGCCGGCCCGACCGGCGCGAGTGTACGGGGACGCGGGACCGCCCCGGCGATCACGGAATGCGGCCTGAGCTGGGAAGACACCGAACGTGCAGGTGGCCGCGGGCGGAAGTTCACCCGCCGTGCACGTGCCGGTCAGGCGGCGCCGGAGGGGACCAGCGGACCCGGGGCGACCGGCTGCCGGCGGTCGCGCCGGTTGGGCAGCGACAGGCGGATGACCTTCCACCAGGCGGAGGCGACCTGCTTGGGCAGCGGGCCGGTGGTGTAGCGCAGCCCGTACCTGTCGAACAGCGCCCGCACCTGCGGGGCGATCTCCTGGTAGCGGTTGCTCGGCAGGTCGGGGAAGAGGTGGTGCTCGATCTGGAAGGACAGGTTCCCGGTCATGACGTGCAGCAGGCGGGGGCCGCTGATGTTGGCCGAGCCGAGCATCTGCCGCAGGTACCACTCGCCGCGCGTCTCGCCCTCGATGGAGGTCTTCTCGAACGTCTCCACGCCGCTCGGGAAGTGCCCGCACATGATCACCGAGTGGCTCCACACGTTGCGGATCAGGTTGGCGGTGAACGTGGCGGCGAGCGTGGACAGGAACGACGGGCCGGACAGCAGCGGGTGGATCACGTAGTCCTTGAGCACCTGGCGGCGGATCTTGCGGCCGACCGCCTTCGCCCTGGCCCGGAACGCCGGGTCCTTCAACCGCTTCTGCTTGAGGTGGTCCCCCAGCTCCAGGTCGTACGCGGCGATGCCGTACTCGAAGAAGGCGGCGTTGAGCAGGTTCCACACCGGCTGGCCCAGATGCATCGGGTGCCACGGCTGGTCCTCGTCGACGCGCATGATGCCGTACCCGAGGTCGTTGTCCTTGCCGACCACGTTGGTGAAGCGGTGGTGCAGCTCGTTGTGCGACTGCTTCCACTGGGCGGCCGGGGAGACGTGGTCCCACTCCCAGGTGGTGGAGTGGATCTTCGGATCGCGCATCCAGTCCCACTGGCCGTGCAGGATGTTGTGCCCGATCTCCATGTTGTCGAGGATCTTGGCGATGGTGAGGCCGGCCGTGCCGACGATCCAGGCCGGCGGGAACAGCGAGAAGAGCAGCACTGCGCGGCTGCTCATCTCCAGCGTCCGCTGGGTCTTGATCACCTTGCGGATGTAGCGGGCGTCCCGCTCGCCCCGGTCGGCGATGACCCGGTCCCGGATCGCGTCCAGT
The genomic region above belongs to Micromonospora sp. WMMD1128 and contains:
- a CDS encoding glycosyltransferase encodes the protein MQRDTVTRRVVMLVDNAVEGDSRVQKAARSAADAGWDVTLLGCAHVDAERRWRLGDAEVRVLPLHAPAEVRVLPPDAPAGVRVLPPDAPAGMRVLPPDAPAGMRVLPPDAPAGRHDAGAASAGRVGATVLRGGARGLRRRLVARGGLALRAARLARRPVEHAQVRYWQARLGDRAWRRLEPGLWAYERLAGPVIDELRPDLIHAHDFRMLGVAARAVDRARAQGRVVKLVWDAHEWLPGARPRRDNARWLPAHLGYVREYVGHADAVVTVSDTLADLLIRDHDLPERPTVVLNAPVAEPAHVTAAEPAAGEPAPAASATVAASAAVAASAAVAASAAVAASAAVAASAAVAAPAAVAASAAAAVPDAARAAGGRAPDLRNRCGLTADTPLLVYSGAMAVQRGVDTVVEALTRLPGVHLALVVADPAAGYVRQVVARATRHGVVDRVHVLPYVSHRQLVAFLAGADVGLIPLHHWPNHEIALITKFFEYAHARLPIVVSDVRTMADTVRATGQGEVFRARDVVDLARAIRAVLADPARYRAAYEGPDSPLPTWTWESQAERLNALYHRLLTPTPAPTPTPTP
- a CDS encoding acyl-CoA desaturase, with the protein product MTVIQKKADNPIAHLSAEDIEIIGKELDAIRDRVIADRGERDARYIRKVIKTQRTLEMSSRAVLLFSLFPPAWIVGTAGLTIAKILDNMEIGHNILHGQWDWMRDPKIHSTTWEWDHVSPAAQWKQSHNELHHRFTNVVGKDNDLGYGIMRVDEDQPWHPMHLGQPVWNLLNAAFFEYGIAAYDLELGDHLKQKRLKDPAFRARAKAVGRKIRRQVLKDYVIHPLLSGPSFLSTLAATFTANLIRNVWSHSVIMCGHFPSGVETFEKTSIEGETRGEWYLRQMLGSANISGPRLLHVMTGNLSFQIEHHLFPDLPSNRYQEIAPQVRALFDRYGLRYTTGPLPKQVASAWWKVIRLSLPNRRDRRQPVAPGPLVPSGAA